The region GCAGTAATTTATAATTACTCACTTATTACTGCTCTTGTTTGCATCTTGCAAAACTGAAGACCGCTTTAGTGCCAGTTTGGCCATGCTAAAGTGAGCCTAGGCAGCAACTAGAGTCGTAGTTAACGGCTCTTTTCGTTTGGATCATCTAAACTGTGTTCACCCCTGCTCGCTTAGGCTCTGTGGCTTCATGTTTAACCCTTGGTTGCCGCAATTACAGTTCTTGTAGCCGCTCCCGCTCATTGCAAATGTGCCCCTTTGATCTGAAAACCTTGGACCCCTTGGCGCCTACAATATTCTAGCCCCGCGATCAAGACACTTGGGCAACGGAATGGTTTTGGACCCAGTCTGAGCGACCCCTAACGCTGATGGCGCGCTACGAGGACTATTGGCAGCGGTTTGGTATGGTGAAGATAAAGAAAGGATAATCATCTCCCCATCCACCATGACCTCCTCCAACGCCTCCTCCAACATTGATCGTGACTCCGTTTGGCATGCTCTGAGTGCCGATGAAGCCATTAGCCACCTTGGGAGCGATCGCCAACAGGGGTTGAGTTTTGCAGAAGTGCAACGGCGACAGACCCAATATGGCCGCAATGAACTTGTTGACAATGGCCGCCGCCCCCGCTGGCAGATCTTCACGGATCAGTTTCGCAATGTGATGCTGATCATGCTGCTGGTGGTGGCGTTCATCTCTGGCACATTGGAGATTCTCGAATCCCTCCAAGAAAACAGGATTCCCTTGCCCAAGGATGCAACCGCAATCCTGGTGGTGGTGATTCTCAATGCCATTTTGGGGTACGTCCAAGAAGCCCGTGCTGAGGAAGCTCTAGCAGCCCTGAAAAATATGGCGGCACCCAAGGTGCGTGTCCTGCGCGAAGGCAAAGTCATGGACATTGACTCCCCTGAACTGGTTGTCGGGGATATTTTCTTTTTGGAAACTGGGGTAAAAGTGGCTGCCGATGGTCGCCTTCTAGAAACCGTCAACCTGCAAATCCGCGAGGCTGCCCTTACAGGTGAAGCAGAAGCTGTCAGTAAAGATGCTGCGAAAATTTTACCCATTGATACTGAAGTGGGCGATCGCGCCAATCTAGTGTTTGCAGGCACAGAGGTTAGCCAAGGGCGAGGGGTCGCCGTCGTCACCGCGATCGGCATGGATACCGAACTGGGGAAAATTGCTGCTGCCCTCCAAGGGGTCGAGCAGGAACCCACACCACTGCAAAAACGGATGACCGAGCTGGGAAATCGCTTAGTGGGGTTTTCCTTGGTGCTGGTGAGCATTGTTGTGATTGCGGGGGGGCTGTACGATCCTTCACTGCTGCGGCATCTCATTGAAGTTTCCCTGAGTATGGCAGTGGCAGTGGTACCCGAAGGCTTGCCTGCTGTGATTACCGTCACCCTTGCCTTGGGAACGCAACGGATGGTGAAACGCCATGCCCTGATTCGTCGGCTGCCGGCAGTGGAGACGTTGGGAAGTGTGACAGTCATTTGCTCCGACAAAACCGGTACCCTCACCCAAAACAAAATGGTCGTGCAGGCGATCGCCACAACGTCCTATCGCGCCAAGGTGAGTGGCAATGGCTATGAACCTAAGGGGGACTTTTACGACGCCAATACCGATGACCCCTTAGCCCTGTACGAACGGCACCTACTGCTGCTCGCCGGGGCACTGTGTAATGATGCCCTGCTTAAACAACACGCAGCCGAATGGGTGATCCTCGGTGACCCCACAGAAGGCTCCCTGCTCCCCTTGGCCGCTAAGGGGGGCATTGATCTGAAAGTGCTACGGGAAACAGCGGAGCGGGTTGCCGAGTTTCCCTTTGATGCCAATCGCAAGCGCATGAGTACGTTCTATCGCCGTGAGTCTGTTCCTGATCTTCCCGCCAAGGAACCCTACTGGATGATCACCAAAGGGTCGCCCGAATTGATCCTAGAACGCTGCCAATGGCGGCAGGTGGGACAGGACATTCAACCCCTAACACTGGCGGAGCGCCAAGAGATTCTCGCTGAAAACGATCGCTTTGCCGCTCAGGGTCTACGGGTCTTGGGGATCGCCCATCGCTACTGGTCAGAGTTACCGCCGCCAGAGAGCGTCGAGACCAGTGAGCAGGGGTTAACTTGGTTGGGGCTGGTGGGCATTCTTGATCCTCCTCGCCCGGAGGTGCTGGAGGCCGTCGCCACCTGTCGCACTGCCGGCATTCGCCCGATTATGATTACGGGCGATCATCAACTGACTGCCCAGGCGATCGCCAGTCAAATTGGCATCTGTGAGTGGGGCGATCCTACCCTCACCGGTCGGACCATTGAAAAAATGAGTAGCGAGGAATTGGATGCTGTCACTCCCACCGTCAGCGTCTATGCCCGGGTCTCCCCAGAACATAAACTGCGAATTGTCAAATCGCTGCAACGTCACGGTGAGATTGTGGCCATGACTGGCGATGGTGTCAATGATGCCCCTGCCCTTAAACAAGCGGATATCGGGGTAGCCATGGG is a window of Thermosynechococcus vestitus BP-1 DNA encoding:
- a CDS encoding cation-translocating P-type ATPase produces the protein MTSSNASSNIDRDSVWHALSADEAISHLGSDRQQGLSFAEVQRRQTQYGRNELVDNGRRPRWQIFTDQFRNVMLIMLLVVAFISGTLEILESLQENRIPLPKDATAILVVVILNAILGYVQEARAEEALAALKNMAAPKVRVLREGKVMDIDSPELVVGDIFFLETGVKVAADGRLLETVNLQIREAALTGEAEAVSKDAAKILPIDTEVGDRANLVFAGTEVSQGRGVAVVTAIGMDTELGKIAAALQGVEQEPTPLQKRMTELGNRLVGFSLVLVSIVVIAGGLYDPSLLRHLIEVSLSMAVAVVPEGLPAVITVTLALGTQRMVKRHALIRRLPAVETLGSVTVICSDKTGTLTQNKMVVQAIATTSYRAKVSGNGYEPKGDFYDANTDDPLALYERHLLLLAGALCNDALLKQHAAEWVILGDPTEGSLLPLAAKGGIDLKVLRETAERVAEFPFDANRKRMSTFYRRESVPDLPAKEPYWMITKGSPELILERCQWRQVGQDIQPLTLAERQEILAENDRFAAQGLRVLGIAHRYWSELPPPESVETSEQGLTWLGLVGILDPPRPEVLEAVATCRTAGIRPIMITGDHQLTAQAIASQIGICEWGDPTLTGRTIEKMSSEELDAVTPTVSVYARVSPEHKLRIVKSLQRHGEIVAMTGDGVNDAPALKQADIGVAMGITGTDVTKEASDMVLLDDNFATIVAATEEGRVIYSNIRRFIRYILGSNIGEVITIACSPLLGLGGVPLTPLQILWMNLVTDGLPALALAVEPGDPDVMKRPPVKPNESIFGRGLGSYMIRIGLILALVGISLMVWAYSYASEHLEGGLDPRRWTTMVFTTLCLAQMGHALAARSSTRLTIEMNPTSNPFVWASVILTTILQLLLIYAPPLRQFFGTYLLSGTELAVCIGFSMLVFVWVELEKLVLRLFNKGQELKLLE